The following proteins are encoded in a genomic region of Bacteroidales bacterium:
- a CDS encoding sugar phosphate isomerase/epimerase yields MKNILIFALMVTFFGCSTSQKKNLDNTFYCFNNGVRTLPNAPETFEGQADLIKKVGFDGLAGHISEDYRKRRATLDEAGLKMPEIYWGMTLTDNGEITYKEGLKEVIKDSKDRDLVVTLFLNTDKYMDNKKKGNKLFALGIRELADFSEPYNTKIAIYPHANNYCETVEHSVELAQMVDRENAGVVFNTCHYLKVEGEEGWKEAIQQALPYLFMVSINGADAGNTEKMGWDRLIQPLGEGTFDTYELVKYLKDNGYEGLFGLQCYNINQDCELALTKSMSTWREYKLRYLQGD; encoded by the coding sequence ATGAAAAACATTTTAATATTCGCATTGATGGTAACTTTTTTTGGGTGTTCAACTTCTCAAAAAAAGAATCTTGATAATACTTTTTATTGTTTTAATAATGGAGTGCGTACACTGCCCAATGCACCAGAAACTTTTGAGGGCCAGGCCGATTTGATAAAAAAGGTGGGTTTTGATGGGTTAGCAGGCCACATAAGTGAGGATTATCGCAAACGACGTGCGACGCTTGATGAGGCCGGTCTAAAGATGCCTGAAATATATTGGGGAATGACGCTTACCGATAATGGCGAAATTACCTATAAAGAAGGGCTTAAAGAAGTAATAAAAGATTCAAAGGATCGGGATCTGGTCGTTACATTGTTTCTGAATACTGATAAATACATGGACAACAAAAAGAAGGGCAATAAGCTATTTGCCCTTGGGATTCGTGAACTGGCTGATTTTTCTGAACCCTATAATACAAAAATAGCCATTTATCCCCATGCAAATAATTATTGTGAAACCGTTGAGCATTCGGTAGAACTGGCTCAAATGGTTGATCGCGAAAATGCTGGTGTTGTTTTCAATACCTGTCATTATCTTAAAGTTGAGGGAGAAGAAGGCTGGAAAGAGGCAATTCAGCAAGCTTTACCATATCTGTTTATGGTTTCCATAAACGGAGCCGATGCGGGGAATACTGAAAAGATGGGTTGGGACAGGCTCATCCAGCCACTAGGAGAAGGTACCTTTGATACATACGAGCTTGTTAAATATTTAAAAGATAACGGTTATGAAGGGCTCTTCGGCCTTCAGTGCTATAACATCAATCAGGATTGCGAACTTGCTTTGACCAAGTCAATGAGTACCTGGCGTGAATACAAATTGAGGTATTTACAGGGTGATTGA
- a CDS encoding sodium-translocating pyrophosphatase → MHMDYIIYSIPVLAVLGFIFIVWKTSWVNKQSEGTQKMQDIAGRVRAGAMAFLQAEYKYLVVFVVAVAILLFFKSTTEADSNGFVVISFIVGAFLSGLAGNLGMRIATKANVRTTEAAKNSLGKALGVAFSGGSVMGIGVVSLGIIGLSVLFILFHFVIGANWSLAMVLNVISSFSLGASSIALFARVGGGIYTKAADVGADLVGKVEAGIPEDHPLNPGTIADNVGDNVGDVAGMGADLFESFVGAIIATMVLGSAFVALPPFQQGFELGGIILPLALAGVGILTSILGTFFVRVKSGGDPQKALNKGESISMAIMVVASFFLIQWLLPSSWTSKTLIGGAQTYTSLNVFFAALVGIAVGYLIGKVTIYFTSTGTKPVKGIVNKSITGAATNIMAGLEIGMLSTAIPVLGIAAGIIIAFSLAGLYGIAIAAVALLANVGYQLSVDAYGPIADNAGGMAEMNELPSEVRDRTDKLDAVGNTTAAIGKGFAIGSATLTALALFSAFMQQANITNIDIANPTIIAGLLVGAMLPFLFSSLALGAVGRASRSMIEEIRRQFNTIPPLTEALKVLKKYGGEVEDVSDEERKTLEDADGSADYQKCIAISTKSSLREMMLPGTLAVATPALVGYIGGPQILGGMLAGVVASGVLMAILQANAGGAWDNAKKMVEEGYEYQGEYYEKGSDTHKATVVGDTVGDPLKDTSGPSLNILIKLMSIVALVIAPGIALQESDQKAENDEASEKEITTEASQSEMYDAGKTLHLKDYLSAKKQNVAMDYISIHANKVLAGPAFLGATALTPQEYKHRQHIKPLQLIIR, encoded by the coding sequence GTGCATATGGACTACATTATTTACAGCATTCCTGTACTGGCAGTATTGGGATTTATATTTATCGTGTGGAAAACTTCCTGGGTAAATAAACAATCGGAAGGAACCCAGAAGATGCAAGACATTGCCGGCCGTGTAAGAGCGGGAGCAATGGCATTTTTACAGGCGGAATACAAATATCTTGTTGTTTTTGTGGTAGCTGTGGCTATCCTGTTGTTCTTTAAAAGTACTACAGAAGCAGATTCCAATGGCTTTGTAGTCATTTCGTTTATCGTCGGGGCATTCTTATCTGGTTTGGCCGGAAATCTAGGTATGCGGATAGCTACCAAAGCCAATGTAAGAACAACCGAGGCGGCAAAAAACTCCTTAGGCAAAGCCTTGGGTGTTGCCTTCAGCGGAGGATCCGTAATGGGCATTGGCGTTGTTTCTCTGGGTATAATAGGACTGAGTGTTCTATTCATTCTTTTTCATTTCGTAATTGGCGCCAACTGGTCTTTAGCAATGGTCCTCAATGTAATCTCCTCTTTTTCACTGGGAGCATCATCCATTGCACTTTTTGCGAGGGTAGGCGGAGGAATTTATACCAAAGCTGCTGATGTAGGTGCAGACCTGGTAGGTAAAGTAGAAGCAGGAATTCCGGAGGATCACCCGTTGAACCCGGGTACCATTGCCGACAATGTAGGCGATAATGTGGGCGACGTTGCAGGCATGGGAGCCGACTTGTTCGAATCGTTTGTAGGAGCAATTATCGCAACCATGGTTCTTGGGTCTGCTTTTGTGGCTTTGCCTCCCTTTCAGCAAGGATTTGAACTGGGCGGAATCATATTACCTTTAGCCCTTGCCGGGGTTGGCATTCTTACATCAATACTGGGAACCTTCTTTGTTAGGGTTAAATCCGGAGGCGATCCCCAGAAAGCATTAAATAAGGGCGAATCGATTTCAATGGCCATCATGGTTGTTGCATCTTTCTTCCTTATTCAATGGCTTCTTCCTTCATCATGGACGAGTAAAACACTGATAGGAGGAGCCCAAACCTATACATCTCTTAATGTATTCTTTGCTGCGTTGGTTGGTATAGCAGTGGGATATCTTATAGGAAAAGTTACCATATACTTTACATCCACAGGCACGAAACCGGTAAAGGGCATAGTGAATAAATCCATTACCGGCGCAGCCACCAACATTATGGCAGGTCTGGAAATAGGCATGTTATCAACTGCCATTCCGGTTTTGGGAATAGCTGCAGGTATCATTATCGCTTTCAGTCTGGCAGGATTATATGGTATAGCCATTGCAGCAGTTGCCTTGCTTGCCAATGTAGGTTATCAGTTATCCGTGGATGCTTACGGGCCCATAGCCGATAATGCCGGAGGAATGGCTGAAATGAACGAGCTGCCTTCGGAAGTAAGAGACAGAACGGATAAGCTGGATGCAGTAGGGAATACAACCGCTGCTATTGGAAAAGGATTTGCCATTGGCTCGGCTACACTTACTGCATTGGCCTTATTCTCTGCATTCATGCAACAGGCCAACATAACAAACATTGATATAGCCAATCCTACAATTATAGCTGGATTGCTTGTGGGAGCTATGCTGCCGTTCCTGTTTTCATCACTGGCTCTGGGCGCCGTTGGAAGGGCTTCCAGGTCAATGATTGAAGAAATTCGACGCCAGTTTAATACCATCCCGCCTTTGACCGAAGCCCTGAAAGTATTGAAGAAATACGGCGGCGAAGTTGAAGATGTCAGTGATGAGGAGCGAAAGACACTGGAAGATGCCGATGGCTCGGCCGATTATCAAAAATGTATTGCCATATCTACAAAATCCTCACTTAGAGAAATGATGCTGCCAGGAACACTGGCTGTTGCAACACCCGCATTGGTAGGTTATATTGGAGGACCCCAGATACTGGGCGGCATGCTGGCAGGCGTTGTTGCATCAGGTGTGCTGATGGCAATTCTACAGGCCAATGCAGGCGGTGCATGGGACAATGCCAAAAAAATGGTGGAAGAAGGTTACGAATATCAGGGTGAATATTACGAAAAAGGCAGCGATACGCACAAAGCTACTGTGGTTGGTGATACCGTAGGAGATCCGCTGAAGGATACCTCAGGGCCTTCCCTGAATATTCTGATCAAGCTGATGTCCATTGTAGCCCTGGTAATTGCACCGGGTATTGCCCTACAAGAATCAGATCAAAAAGCTGAAAATGACGAAGCTTCTGAAAAAGAAATCACCACCGAAGCCAGTCAGTCTGAAATGTACGATGCGGGCAAGACCTTACATCTGAAAGATTATTTGAGTGCTAAAAAACAAAATGTTGCCATGGATTATATTAGCATTCATGCGAATAAGGTATTGGCTGGTCCTGCTTTTCTCGGTGCAACAGCCCTTACTCCACAGGAATACAAACACCGGCAACACATAAAACCTCTTCAACTTATCATACGTTAA
- a CDS encoding Gfo/Idh/MocA family oxidoreductase: MKPKNNSRREFLKKSSAIAAGTLILPSVVPSTVLGKSAPGNQINVGMIGTGRQAVNVNLKNGFLKQGNCRVVAVNDVDSWRMNLAAKVVNDAYSNAGKSYKGVKKYDDYRDLIGDKDVDAVMISTTDHWHAPATIAAALAGKHVCMEKAFTVAPAHGNAVVEAVKKKGVANRLDSEFRSIREMNRAVEMVHNGLIGELVEVEVGVPGELSGSAVGPQENMPVPDDLNYDMWLGPAFPAPYTLKRVHDPKTVNTRPGWLRISDYCNGMITNWGAHLNDIALWGMKKEYELPVSAKGTGTFDSGLWNTINTFDITYEYSDGLKLRYKIDAPYVKFIGTDGWVKNEYPDKLTVSRDSLLKFEPGKNDISYKGTLSDKADFLRSIETGDPTLEPLEVGNNVYFLTMMGLISVKLGRKVNWDQKSGKFLNDNAANAMMTRPFREKWIDKHVVDWMNKFQQFNLK, translated from the coding sequence ATGAAACCTAAGAACAATTCTCGTCGTGAATTTTTAAAAAAATCTTCGGCTATAGCTGCCGGAACGCTGATTCTACCATCAGTTGTACCATCAACTGTACTTGGTAAGTCAGCCCCAGGCAATCAGATTAATGTGGGTATGATTGGAACCGGCAGGCAGGCTGTGAATGTAAATCTGAAAAACGGATTTTTAAAACAAGGTAATTGCCGTGTGGTAGCTGTAAATGATGTTGATTCCTGGCGGATGAACCTGGCAGCAAAAGTAGTAAATGATGCCTATTCAAATGCAGGAAAATCTTATAAAGGAGTAAAAAAGTATGATGATTACAGGGATTTAATTGGTGATAAAGATGTGGATGCCGTAATGATCTCAACTACGGATCACTGGCATGCCCCGGCAACAATTGCTGCAGCACTGGCAGGGAAACATGTTTGTATGGAAAAAGCATTTACTGTTGCCCCGGCTCATGGAAACGCTGTTGTTGAGGCAGTAAAAAAGAAGGGTGTGGCTAACAGGCTGGATAGTGAATTTCGTTCCATAAGGGAAATGAATCGTGCGGTGGAAATGGTCCATAATGGTTTGATTGGTGAACTGGTTGAAGTAGAGGTCGGCGTTCCCGGCGAATTAAGTGGGAGTGCAGTAGGGCCGCAAGAAAACATGCCTGTGCCGGATGATCTGAATTATGATATGTGGTTGGGACCGGCCTTTCCGGCACCTTATACTTTAAAACGTGTTCATGATCCCAAAACAGTTAACACCCGTCCTGGATGGCTCCGGATTTCAGATTATTGCAATGGGATGATTACCAACTGGGGAGCTCATCTTAATGATATTGCACTATGGGGTATGAAAAAAGAGTATGAATTGCCGGTATCCGCAAAGGGAACAGGTACTTTCGATAGTGGTCTGTGGAACACCATCAACACATTTGATATTACTTATGAATATTCGGATGGTTTAAAACTAAGGTATAAAATTGATGCTCCCTACGTAAAATTTATCGGTACGGATGGTTGGGTAAAGAATGAATATCCGGATAAGCTTACCGTAAGTCGTGATTCGCTTTTAAAGTTTGAGCCGGGGAAGAATGATATTTCATACAAAGGAACCTTATCGGATAAAGCCGATTTCTTAAGAAGTATTGAAACAGGCGATCCTACTCTTGAACCGCTAGAAGTGGGCAATAATGTTTACTTTTTAACCATGATGGGACTGATATCTGTTAAACTTGGCCGAAAGGTTAATTGGGACCAAAAGTCAGGTAAGTTTCTTAATGATAATGCTGCCAATGCAATGATGACCCGCCCGTTCCGTGAAAAATGGATTGACAAGCATGTGGTGGACTGGATGAATAAATTTCAACAATTTAATCTAAAATAA